The Stenotrophomonas indicatrix DNA segment ACTGATCAAATCGAGACGCACCGATGAGCAGCTACACCGCCCCGCTTTCCGACCTTCGTTTCGGCCTGCACGATGTGCTGAAGGTCGAGCCGCTGTTCGCCCGCCTGGGCTTCACCGACGCCACCGCCGATGTAGTCGATGCCGTGCTGGAAGAAGCCGGCCGCTTCAGCGCCAGCGTGCTGGCCCCGCTCAACAGCGTGGGCGACGAGATCGGCTGCGTGCTCGACCAGGCCAGCGGCGAAGTGACCACGCCACCCGGCTTCAAGCAGGCCTACGATCAATTCGTCGACGGCGGCTGGACCGGCCTGACCGCGTCACCGGAACTGGGCGGCCAGGGCCTGCCGCATACCCTGGGCGTGCCGCTCAATGAAATGATCAACGCCGCCAACCTCGCCTGGGGCAACTTCCCGTTGCTGTCGCACGGCGCCATCGAAGCGCTGAAGCAGCACGGCGAAGCCTGGCAGCACGAGGCGTTCCTGAAGCCGCTGATCGAAGGCCGCTGGACCGGCACCATGTGCCTGACCGAGCCGCATTGCGGCACCGACCTGGGCCTGCTCAAGACCAAGGCCGAGCCGAACGCCGATGGCAGCTATTCGATCACCGGTACCAAGATCTTCATCACCGCCGGCGAGCACGACCTGACCGGCAACATCGTGCACCTGGTGCTGGCCAAGCTGCCCGACGCTCCGCCAGGCGCCAAGGGCATCTCGCTGTTCGTCACCCCGAAGTTCAAGGTCGACCGCGACGGCAACGTCGGTGACCGCAACGCGCTGCGCTGCGGCTCCATCGAGCACAAGATGGGCATCAAGGGCTCGGTCACCTGCGTGATGAATTTCGATGGCGCACAGGGCTACCTGGTCGGCCAGCCACACAAGGGCCTGCAGGCGATGTTCACCATGATGAACACCGCTCGGCTGGGCGTGGGCCTGCAGGGCATCGGCCTGTCCGAACGCGCATACCAGAATGCGCTGAAGTACAGCCGTGAGCGCCTGCAGTCGCGTTCGCTCAGCGGCGCCAAGTTCCCGGACAAGCCGGCCGACCCGATCCTGGTGCATCCGGACGTGCGCCGCATGCTGCTGACGATCAAGTCGCTGGTGGAAGGCAGCCGTCTGCTGGCCCTGCATGCCGCCACCCTGATCGACGTCGCCCACCATGCAGAAGATGCCGGCGAACGCGAGCGCGCCGACACCCTGGTGAGCTTCCTGACCCCGATCTCGAAGGCCTGCCAGACCGAATGGGGCATCGAGAACACCTACAACGCGCTGCAGTGCTTCGGTGGCCATGGCTACATCCGCGAGCACGGCATGGAACAGCTGGCCCGCGATGCCCGCATCACCACGCTGTATGAAGGCACCACCGGCATCCAGGCGCTGGACCTGATCGGCCGCAAGACCGCGTCCAGCCAGGGCGCCGGCCTGAAGCTGATGCTGGCCGAGATCGAAGCGTTCGCCAAGGCCAATGAAGGCAACGAAAGCCTGGCCGAGTTCATCGGCCCGCTGCGCGCCAAGGCCGCCGAGTGGGGCAAGCTGACGATGGACGTGCTGCAGCGTTCGGCCGCCAACCCGGACGAACTGGGCGCAGCCAGCTACGACTACCTGTTCTATTCGGGTTATGTGGTGCTGGCCTACTGGTGGGCGCGCAGCGTTGCCGCCGCCGATGCCAGCGCGCACGGCGCAGCATTCGCCCAGGGCAAGCGCGAGACTGCGCGCTTCTACTTCGCCCGCGTGCTGCCGCGCACCCTCAGCCACGCCGCCGCCATCCAGGCAGGCGCCGCACCGCTGATGGCAATGGACGACGAACGCTTCGGGGCCTGAGCCGGGCGGCGCCCGGCACCCGCGGTAGTGCCGGCCGCTGGCCGGCCATCGCGACAGCTGGAGCAACAGCAACAGCTGGTTTACTGCGGGATGGCAGGGTGAGTCCAATTGCGGGGGACGGCGCAAGTACGTCCCTGTAGCCTCAGTCGCGCCATCCATGGCGCTCACGCCCCCGCAACCGGACCCACCCCGCCTTCGACAATTCCCCGAGGCTGTTGGTAGGTGTCGACCTTGGCCGACACGTAGATCCACGCCACGCGCTGATGCAATCCCCCGAAATCCATCTGGAGAAAAGCCCCCTTTTGTTAAAGGGGGCGCGCCAACGGCGCGGGGAATAGGAGGAATGCGTGGGCATCCCAACCCGCCATCGGCGGGCTGGGATGCGGAATGCGCGGACCTGAATGTTGACGATTTGTGTATCGCCCGCTGGGCGATACACAAATCGTCAACATTCAGGTATAAGCTGTTTTCCCGATGGAGACAGACACTACACGCTTGGGTCTGATCGAAGCCGGAGCTCCGTTTTCTGCTCCGGGCGCCGAAGCATCGCCCAACGCCACGACGCTGCATCGCCCCGGCACGGTCCGGTTGCTCTCACTTGATGGTCACGGGCGGGTCCTGGACTGGATCACCTGGCAGGACGCCGCCTGCCTCTACGCCCGCGATGCCGTCGCCTGGACACTCGGCGACCCCTGTCTGCACATCCACGGTGGGACAAATCGTCGCAGTGGCATGCAGAGCGGGATGGACCTGCACCCGATCATCGCCGCGCGCGGCCATGCCCGATCACGCGCACTGGACCCGACGCCGAACCTGACCAACCCGGCCCTGTTCGCCCGCGATGCCCATCTCTGCCTTTACTGCGGGCAGCAGTTCGGACGCCCCACCCTGACCCGCGACCATGTCATGCCCTTGTCCAAAGGCGGCCTGGATACCTGGGAAAACGTAGTCACCGCCTGCTTCCACTGCAATTCGCGCAAGAGCGACCGCACCCCGCAACAGGCCGGCATGCCACTGTTGGCGGTGCCCTACCGGCCGAGCTGGATCGAGCACCTGATCCTGTCCAACCGCAACATCCTGGCCGACCAGATGGCGTTCCTGAGGGCCCAGCTGCCCAAGCGTTCCAAGCTCTGCACCTGAACATCCGGGAATGCAACCCTCACCGTCCTGTCACGGACGGCGGCGTTTGCTTGCCCCACCCCCGTTTGAGGGCGAAAATGGTCGTTCAGAACAAGTGCGAACATGATGATCGACTCTGCCCGCTATCCCCGCCTCGCGCGCATCCAGACACCGGATGACCTGCGCACGTTCGACGAATCCGAACTGACAGCGGTTGCCGATGAACTGCGTGCCTACCTGATCGAATCGGTTGGCAAAAGCGGCGGCCATTTCGCCGCCGGCCTGGGCGTGATCGAGCTCACCGTGGCCCTGCACTACCTGTACCAGACCCCGGTCGACCAGCTGGTCTGGGACGTCGGCCACCAGACGTATCCGCACAAGATCCTCACCGGTCGCCGCGACGAGATCCATACCGTCAAGCAGAAGGATGGCGTCGCGCCGTTCCCCAAGCGCGAAGAAAGCGAATACGACACCTTCGGTGTCGGCCACTCCTCGACCTCGATCTCGGCAGCGCTGGGCATGGCCATCGCGCGCCAGACCGAAGGTGACGATCGCAAGGTCGTGGCTGTGATCGGCGACGGCGCGATGACCGCAGGCATGGCGTTCGAAGCGCTGATGCACGCCGGTGGCATGGAACCGGAACCAAACCTGCTGGTGATCCTCAACGACAACAACATGTCGATCTCCGAGGCAGTGGGCGGGCTGACCAAGATGCTCGGCCGCGCCACCGGTAGCCGCACGCTCAATGCGCTGCGCGAAGGCGGCAAGAAGATCCTCGGCGACAAGAAGAACAACCCCGCTCGTTTCGTGAAGCGCTGGGAAGAACACTGGAAGGGCATGTTCGTGCCGTCCACGATGTTCGAGGAAATGGGCTTCCATTACACCGGCCCGATCGATGGCCACGACCTGCCGGCGCTGCTGTCCGCGCTGAAGACGCTGCGTGCCTCCAAGGGCCCGAAGCTGCTGCATGTGATGACCACCAAGGGCAAGGGCTACGAGCCGGCCGAAGGCGACCAGATCGGTTACCACGCGGTGGGCCCGTTCGATCCGGACAAGGGCCTGGTGGCCAAGACCGGCGCGAAGAAGCCGACCTATACCGACGTGTTTGGCGACTGGCTGTGTGACGCCGCTGCGGCCGAGCCACGCCTGTATGGCATCACCCCGGCGATGCGCGAAGGCTCCGGCCTGGTGCGCTTCAGCCGGGAATATCCGCAGCGCTACTTCGATGTGGCCATCGCCGAGCAGCATGCGGTGACCCTGGCCGCGGGCATGGCCACCCAGGGCGGCAAGCCGGTGGTGGCGATCTATTCCACCTTCCTGCAGCGCGCGTACGACCAGCTGGTGCACGACGTGGCCATCCAGGACCTGGATGTCCTGTTCGCGATCGACCGCGCCGGCGTCGTCGGCCCTGATGGTGCAACCCACGCCGGCAACCTCGACCTCAGCTTCCTGCGCTGCGTGCCGAACATGGTGGTGATGGCCCCGTCCAACGAGGCCGAGTGCCGGCAGATGCTCAGCACCGGCCTGCAGCATCCCGGCCCGGCTGCAGTGCGCTACCCGCGCGGCAGCGGTACCGGCGTGGATGCCGGCAGCGATCTGTCGACCCTGCCGATCGGCAAGGGCGAGCTGCGCCTGCAGGGCAACCGTGTCGCCCTGCTCGCCTTCGGCAGCACCGTCGCCGCCGCCGAACTGGTGGGTCGCGAACTGGGTTTGAGCGTGGTCAACATGCGTTTCATCAAGCCACTGGATCGCGAACTGGTACTGGCGATGGCCAACCAGCACGACGCACTGGTGACGATCGAGGACAACGTGGTGGCCGGCGGCGCCGGTTCGGCCGTGGCCGAACTGCTCAATGCCGAGGACGTGCTGCGCCCGATCCTGCACCTGGGCCTGCCCGATGCCTTCCAGCATCACGCCAGCCGCGAAGACCTGCTGGCCGAGGCCGGCATCGATGCCGCCGGCATCCGTGTGGCCCTGCTCAAGCGCTGGCCGCAACTGGCCGCTGGTAACCCGCCGCTGAGCGCGGCGGGCTGAGCGCCGCCGGGGTTATGGGGCCACGTCATGCGTGGCTCCCCAGGCCCCTCATCCACGCGTGGCGCGGACAGGTACTGGTGGCGCAGAAATACATCCACGCATGGCGTGGATCTACCAAGGTACTGGTGGCGCAAAAGTAGATCCACGCCATGCGTGGATGCCGCAAACCCTGCCGGCGAACGGCGCTGTCAGCCGTAGCTGATCGCTTCGACAAAAGCACCGCTGGACTCCACCCGCACCGAGGCGCGTTGGCCGGTATCGGTGAAATGCAGGCGGGCCAGGGTTTCGGCGAAGTCAAAGGCACGGACGCCATCGCGGAACTCGATCGGTTCCGGCTTGTCCGGGTGCAGCACGCGCCATTGGCGCTGCTCACATTGCAGTCGGATCAACATGCGTTGCTCACTCCTTGAACAGCGTATCGACGACGAGAGAATGGCCGCACCAGGCGCGACAGGGATGGCCAGTGCGAACCGGGACGCGCCAAGCGTCCCGGGAGTCGACAATACGAGGAAAGAAGTGTGATCGCTATCAGATTTCTCTGATCTTGAGCCGATTGCGTCGGCCGCTCAGTTCACTTGGAACTGGCCCCGGCAGCCATTGCTGACCCAGATGCCACGGCGGTCCCAGCCCCAGTTCTGGCCTTCGATGCAGACAGTGCGCGATTCCTGCCGTACCAGACGCACGCCGCGACGAACCTGCGCATCACAGTACTGCTGGCGCCGGTCATTGGAATGGCAGGCAATCACCTGGCCGCCACCACCCCACTGGCTTCCGCCCCAGCCGTTGCCGCCACCGCCGCCCCATCCGCCGCCGCCGCCCGGCCGCCGGTACTCACCGACGAATTCGGCACGACAGCCCTGGGTAACCCAGACACCGTAACGGGACTGGCCCCAGGTCTCACCTTCCACGCAGGGGGAGCCGGACAACTGGCGGATCATGCGCGCGCGCCCTTCCAGACGGCACTCGTTGCTGCGGTTCTTGATCGATTCACAGCGCACGATGCCATTGCTGCCACGATCATCGTAGCGATCGTCGTAGCCATAGTTCTGCGCCTGCGCGCCGCCAGCGGCAGCCATCATCGGCAACAGGGTGCACGCCACGGTGCGCCAAGTGAGTCCCTTGCCCATCCCTCGTCTCCAGGTGAATACGGTGGAGGCAAGCATCGGGGATTCCGGGCGTGGCGCACAGAGGGAGCTGCGACGGCGGTTTTCCCCCATTCAACCAACCCAACCGCAACTGACTGCGGCTGCGACGGCTCAGCGGCCGAAGTGCAGTGCGTCGACCGCGGTGCCCAGTGCTTCCACGCGCACGGTGCTGTGCTGGCCGGTACGGCAGTGATGTTCGCTGGCCCGCGAGGCAGCGGCATCGAAGGCGGCCGCACCGGTGCTGAACACTTCGGTCGCGCGTGTCTGCGGATCCAGGACGGACCAGCGCTGGGCATTGCATTGGACAGTGATGACCATGGTGGGCTCCTGCGTTTCTGGGAAATCCGGGACCGGCGCAAGGCCGATCTCCGATGCCCGACCAGCCTAGCCATGCCCTCGGGGAAGACCTATCGGATTTATCCGAAAACTCCCCACCGACACCTCAGAAAGCGCCGCCCATCACATCCCTGAGGCCATTTAGGAAATCCATTCCGTGACCCTTGTCACGAAGTCAGCCGCGCTTCACACTATCGTCATCAACAGGGGCCCCTTCCACATGCGCACCTCGCTTCCAGTGCAGCGTTCGACGCTGCTGAAGTTCTATTTCGCCGCCAGCTACGTGGTACTGATCGAGGAACTGGTGCGCGCGTCGCTGAGTTGAGGCTTGGCCAGCGATGCTTGCCGCCGCTGCGGGGACCACACAGACTGTCGGTTTACGGCACGGAGCCGCACCCATGAAAGTCCTGTTCCTGATCCCACTGCTGGCCCTGACCGCGTGTGCCAGCCCGGAAAAACCGGTCACCCGTGACGCCGCCACACCCGTGGTCGGTGGCGACCGCGATGCACACGGATGCATCGGTTCGGCCGGCTATCAGTGGTGCGAGCACAGCCAGCGCTGCGAGCGCCCGTGGGAACTGGCGCAAGCGCAGGGCCTGGCCAACACCGCCGAAGCCATCGACGCCTACTGCGCCACCCCGGCAACGCCGGCGCGCAGGTAACGGGTGCTGCCGATGACCGACCTGACCCCACTGCCCGCGCTGACACCTGGCCGCTACCGCCACTTCAAGGGTGGCGAGTACGAGGTGATCGACATCGTCCGCAGCAGTGAAACGCTGCAGCCGATGGTGCTCTATCGCGCCCTGTACGGCGAAGGCGGACTGTGGGTGCGTCCCTATCCGATGTTCATTGAACAGGTGCCCGGCGAGCACGGCCCGCAGGCACGCTTCGCCCGCATCAGCGACTGAACGGTGCGGCTCACGCCGTGCGCACGGCATCGCCGCGCATGCTGAAGCATCCCTGCGAGACGGAGCCCGCATGCGCCACACCCTGTTGATCACCCTGTCGCTGGCCAGCACCCCGGTGCTGGCCGCAGACCCTCCCAGCTTCGACCGACCCGGCATCGGCTTCGGCACCTACACGGTGCCGCGTGGAGGCCTTGCCGTCGAAGTGGGCCTGCCCAGTTATCAACGCGATCGTGATCGCGACAGCCTGCGTACGACATCGCTTTCCAGCGACCTGTTGCTGCGCACCGGGCTGGCGCCGGGCTGGGAACTGCAGCTGGCGTCCACGCCGTGGCAGCGCCAGCGCGAACGTGGCCCTGGCATGCCACGCACGCAGCAGCGCGGCGCCGGCGACAGCACCGTCGGAGTGAAATGGGCAGGTCCCGGCAGTACCGAGCGCACGGCCTGGGCGCTGCTGGTAAGCGGTGTGATCGCGCGTGGCGATGCCGCCTTCAGCGATGGCCGCCAGTACGCACTGGCCGCCAGCGTCGAGCACACCTTCAACGACCGCTGGAGCGGTGCGCTGTATGGCAGTCATCAGCGCGGCGCAGGCCAGCGCAGCACGACCTGGTCGCCAAGTCTCGCGCTGAGCGTGACCGAGCGGCTGGGCACCTATCTCGAAGCCGGTTTTACCCATGCCAACCAGCAACCCGACCAGGCCATCGCCGGCGCAGGCCTGACCTGGATGCTGCGGCCGAACGTGCAGTTGGACGCCTCTTTCGATCTCGGCCTCAATCGCAACAGCCCCGACCTGCAGTTCGGCACCGGCATCGCGTTCTATCTGCAGTGAGGTCCTGAACTGACTGGCGAGGCGACTGCATCGCCCCGCGCTACAATCATACCGTCCAGTCGGTTTCGTCCCCCTCATGCCAGAATCCCCTCCCCGCTCCCGCCGCAAGGCGCCCGACACCGTGCGCCAGGCGCTGCTGCACGCGACCGCCCATACCCTCGGCCAGAATGGGCTGGCGGCCCTCACCGTGCAGGACGTCGCCGACGCGGCCGGTGTCAGCAAGGGCGCGCTGTTCCATCATTTCGGCAGCAAGCAGGACCTGATCGAGGCGACGCTGACCTCGCTCATTGCCGACTTCGAGGACAGGGTCCGCGAGGTGCTGCGGCAGTCCCCGCCGCGCCATGGCGGCTTCAGCCGTGCCTATGTGCAGGTGAATTTCGAACATCTGCTGCAGCAGGAACAGATCAACGACATCGGGCTCACGATGGGCAACATGCTGGAGCCGGCGCTGCTGGTCTACTGGCGCACGTGGCTGCGCGGCATGATGGCCGAGTTTCCGGATGAAGCCTGCGATCCGCGCCTGTACGCCGCGCGTTGCGTTGCAGATGGTTACTGGGCCACCGCCTACGGGCGGCCCTTGGACGAGAACGAACGCCAGAACGCCCAGGCCATGGCCCTAGAGGCACTGAAGCTGTGCGAACCGGCATGAGCAGGAGACGGCGATGAACCCCTATTTCTACCTGGCCGGTGCGATCGTGCTGGAAGTGATCGCCACGTCCCTGCTCAAGGCATCGGAAGGCATGACCCGCCTCGGCCCCACGCTGGGCGCGCTCGCCGGTTACGGTGTGTGCTTCTACCTGCTGTCGCTGACGATGAAGTCGATCCCCACCGGCATTACCTATGCCATCTGGTCCGGCGTCGGCATCGTGCTGATCTCGCTGATCGGCCTGCTGGTGTTCAAGCAACGCCTGGACACGCCGGCGCTGATCGGCATCGGCCTGATCTGTGCCGGGGTACTGGTCATCAACCTGTTCTCGCACAGCAGCGCGCATTGAGCGCGCCGCTGCACGAACTGCCAGGCTAGGCGACCTTCTTCGCGACGGTCATGCCAAGCACGAAAAGTACGACGGCGATGATGATGCCGGCCCAGAACAGGAACTTGGCGATCCCCACCGCGGCGCCGGCAATACCGCCGAAACCCAGCGCACCGGCGATCAGGCCGATGACGGCGAAAATGATGGCCCACTTGATCATGTCGATCCTCTCCCTGACGGGAATACCGAAGGTGCGATCAGGTTAGGCAGGCCGCGATGCCACACGCGTGAACAGGTCGCAGGCGCGGCGTGAAACGATCCGGCTCAGCGCGGTCGGAAGCGCAGCAGCGCCACCGCGAAGGCGAGAAAGACGCTGCCGACCAGGCGTTCGAACCAGCGTTGGGCAAATGGCTTTGCCAGCCAACGGCGCAGCCCGTGTCCGCCTGCGGCGTACATCACATACCAGAACAGCTCGCAGCTGGCGAAGGTGGCCACAAGCACCGTGTACTGCACGGCCTGGCCACGCGCAGGATCGACGAACTGCGGCAGGAACGCGGCGGCGAACAGCAGCAGCTTGGGATTGCTCAGCCCCACCAGCAGGCCACCACGGAACACTGCCCAGGCACCGTGCACCGGCGCCAGCGCTGCATCGGCCTCTGTCGCCACCGGTGCCTGCCGGTAGCTGTCCCGCCACGCCTTGATGCCCAACCAGGCCAGGTAGGCCACACCCAGATAACGCAGTACATCGAACAGCAGCGGCGACGAGCGCAGCACCGCGCTCAGGCCGGCCGCGGATGCAGCGAGCACCAGCAGCATCGCCAGCAGGCAACCGGCCATGGCGGGCACGCTGCGACGGAAGCCCAGGCCGACACTGCGCCCCAGGATGTGCAGCATGTTCGGACCCGGCGTGCCACACAGCACGAACACTGTCGCCAGGAACCACCACCAGGTATGCAGGGCCATCACTTCGTCCACCGGAACAATCCCTGCAAGGATAGTGCGCAGCGGCTGTCACCACCATGCACAGTCCAAGGTCGATTTGACGGTTACAGCTGCTGCGGCTCAGCCGCTGGCAACACGCGAGGCGCGCAGCTCGGCCATCGCAATGCGCAGCACCCGCAGCGCCGAGCGCAGGAACACGACCAGCAGTGCGACCGCGACCAGCAGGTCCGGCCAACCGGCACCGAACAGCGCCACCAGCGCTGCCGCCAGCACCACCGAAATGCCCTCGAAGATATCGTTGCGCGCGCATTCCCAGGCCGATGCCAGGTTCACGTCGTCATTGCGATACGGCGTCAGCAGCCACAGGCAGAAGCCATTCGCGGCAAGATTCAGCAGCGCGGCCAGGCCCATGCTTTCGAACAGGGGAACCTGCGGATGCGCCAGCCGCCATCCGATCTGTACCGCCACTGCCACCGCCGCCGCCAGGATCAGCGCGCCCTTGAACAACGCGACCCGCGCCTTGGCCGCCACGCCAGCGCCCACCACCAGCAGGCTCAGCAGGTAGGTGGCGGCGTCCCCCAGGTTGTCCAGCGCACCGGAGAGCAGCGCGGACGAGTGGCTGTACCACGACGCGCCGACCATCATCAGGAACGTCGCCAGGTTGATCAGCAGCACGATCCACAGCACTCGCCGGTGGCGCGCCCGCATGGCTGCCACATCCAGTGTCTTGCCGCAGCCACAGCATTCGCCCATCGCCCTGCCCTCTGCCTGTCGTGGCCCATTATCACGCCGATCAGGCGTGCCGGCAGCGGCTGCGACGGGCCCACCTGCGATTGCGCGCCCCGGCCAGGCCGACACGCGGCATCCTGCCCTCGGTTGTGCTGCAATGACTCTTCCCCGGCACGGAGAGACCCATGAAGACGCTTGGCCTGATCGGTGGCATGAGCTGGGAAAGTTCGGCGCAGTACTACCGCCTCATCAACGAAGAGGTACGCACACGGCTGGGCGGCGCGCACTCGGCGCAGCTGCTGATGTGGTCGCTGGATTTCGCCCGCATCAAGCAGCTGCAGCACGACGGCGACTGGGATGCGTTGGGCAACGAGATGGTCGATGCTGCACAGCGGCTGCAGGCCGGTGGCGCCGAACTGCTGCTGATCTGCACCAACACCATGCACAAGCTCGTTGGTGAGATCGAGGCGGCCTGCCCGCTACCGCTGCTGCACATCGCCGACCCGACCGCCACGGCGGTCGTGCAGGCCGGTCTGCAGCGTGTGGGCCTGCTCGGCACGGCCTTCACCATGGAGGAAGACTTCTACCGTGGCCGGCTGAGCGAGCGCTTCGGCCTGGACGTACTGGTTCCGGAGGCCGACGACCGCCGCGATGTGCACGCGATCATCTACCAGGAGTTGATCGCCGGCGTGGTCAGCGAGCGATCACGGCAGGTGTACGTCGAAGTGATTGAACGCCTCGTTGCCCGCGGTGCCCAGGCGATCATCCTCGGCTGTACCGAGATCATGCTGCTGGTACGTGCCGAAGACAGCCCGGTACCGCTGTTCGACACCACGACCCTGCATGCGCGCGCGGCAGTGGACGCAGCGTTGGCGTAACCCACGGCGGGGTGCAGTCGAGCAGGCTCGACTGCACGGTGAGGCGTCCGGTCACGCAGGCGATTCGGGCTGCACTTCCAGCGAAGTGACCAGCCATTCCACCACCGGTGGCGAATCGCACAGGAAGAACACGGCGTCGCCGCTGCGGGCTTCGGTCAGCATCCGGTAGACACTGATGGCCACGCCCGATTGGCTGGCAATGAAAATCTCGCTGCTGCGCGGCCCGTCGGCCTGGCGCGAAACCCGCCGCAGCGCATCGCGGGCCGCAACCGTATCTTCCGGCTCGGCTTCGCGGGTCAATTCCAGGCCACGCAGGCCCCAGGCAACAAAAACACGCTTGCCCTTGAACGTCGTGTCCAGGACCTGCACTCCGGCAGCGCTTGCGCCGGCCGACCGATGAATGACGATACTGCTGATCAACGCAACCCCCTGTGGTCGTCGTGGTCCGCACATCCTTGTCGGCACCCGCGCCAGCGGCCACAGGCGCTGCCCGAAGGCCGCGTCCGAAAGCGCTGGAACGTGTAAAAAACTGTAACCCGATGCAATCGGATGTGCCGGGGATGATACGGGATGTAACACCCTGCATGCGCCGCCGGACACTTATAAATCCGTCCTGAGCCAGCGCAGGCCCTGGTCGCCGCAGAGTGCTGCACGTGCGCCATTCTTGCGTCCCATTCCCAACCCGAGGTTTCAATGAGCCTTCGCCTGCTACTGCCCTTGGGCGGTTCTGCGCTTGCCCTGCTGCTGGCCGCAACCACCGTCTCGGCCCAGGATTACGACAGCGGATCGTCGCCGCGCACGACCTGCGAATCACACTTCAACAAGACCCAGCAGTGCCCGTTCGAAGGACGCGCGCGACTGGCGCGACAACTGTCGGTGACGCGATGCGTGGAAGATGACAACTGGGGACAGCGCCGCGGCATGCTGTGGGTCAGCGACGGCTGTCGTGCCGAATTCGTTGCTGATGAACGCGGGCGAGGCCGTTGGCCCGGACGTGACCGTGACCGTGATCGCGATCGCGATGGCGAGCGCCTGGTCTGCGAATCCTATGAAAAGAAGGAGAAACAGTGCCGCATCCGCGTCCGTCATGACGTGCGGCTGGTCAAGCAGAAGTCGGTCACCACCTGCACCGAGGACCGCAACTGGGGCTGGGACCGACGCGGCGTATGGGTCAGCGACGGCTGCCGCGCCGAATTCCGCGTCTACTGAGTGCGATGGCGGCGCGCCCATCCTCGCTAGAATGAGGCTCTCACAGCAGGAAACACCGCATGGAACGCTGGTATCTGGCAACGATGATGTCCTTGCTGCTGCGCAGCCGTCCGCGATGACCCGGCAGGCTCCAGCACCTCAGATACGCGCGGCCGAGTGCACGGATCTTCCTGCACTGATCGCCCTGGACAGCGTTGCGGCCGATGACCCACGGCGTGCCGTACAGATCGGCCAGTGGCTGGCGGACGGCCATATGCACGTCGCCGAGCTCGATGGCACGCCGGTCGGCTACCGGGTCCAACATCGGCACTTCTTCGGTGAGGCCTTCATCGAGATGCTGATGGTCGCCGTGCCGCTGCGCGGGCACGGTATCGGTCGTGCGTTGCTTCT contains these protein-coding regions:
- a CDS encoding DUF1328 domain-containing protein — encoded protein: MIKWAIIFAVIGLIAGALGFGGIAGAAVGIAKFLFWAGIIIAVVLFVLGMTVAKKVA
- a CDS encoding LysE family translocator; amino-acid sequence: MALHTWWWFLATVFVLCGTPGPNMLHILGRSVGLGFRRSVPAMAGCLLAMLLVLAASAAGLSAVLRSSPLLFDVLRYLGVAYLAWLGIKAWRDSYRQAPVATEADAALAPVHGAWAVFRGGLLVGLSNPKLLLFAAAFLPQFVDPARGQAVQYTVLVATFASCELFWYVMYAAGGHGLRRWLAKPFAQRWFERLVGSVFLAFAVALLRFRPR
- a CDS encoding cation transporter, coding for MGECCGCGKTLDVAAMRARHRRVLWIVLLINLATFLMMVGASWYSHSSALLSGALDNLGDAATYLLSLLVVGAGVAAKARVALFKGALILAAAVAVAVQIGWRLAHPQVPLFESMGLAALLNLAANGFCLWLLTPYRNDDVNLASAWECARNDIFEGISVVLAAALVALFGAGWPDLLVAVALLVVFLRSALRVLRIAMAELRASRVASG
- a CDS encoding aspartate/glutamate racemase family protein, whose product is MKTLGLIGGMSWESSAQYYRLINEEVRTRLGGAHSAQLLMWSLDFARIKQLQHDGDWDALGNEMVDAAQRLQAGGAELLLICTNTMHKLVGEIEAACPLPLLHIADPTATAVVQAGLQRVGLLGTAFTMEEDFYRGRLSERFGLDVLVPEADDRRDVHAIIYQELIAGVVSERSRQVYVEVIERLVARGAQAIILGCTEIMLLVRAEDSPVPLFDTTTLHARAAVDAALA
- a CDS encoding DUF3011 domain-containing protein → MSLRLLLPLGGSALALLLAATTVSAQDYDSGSSPRTTCESHFNKTQQCPFEGRARLARQLSVTRCVEDDNWGQRRGMLWVSDGCRAEFVADERGRGRWPGRDRDRDRDRDGERLVCESYEKKEKQCRIRVRHDVRLVKQKSVTTCTEDRNWGWDRRGVWVSDGCRAEFRVY
- a CDS encoding N-acetyltransferase family protein — translated: MTRQAPAPQIRAAECTDLPALIALDSVAADDPRRAVQIGQWLADGHMHVAELDGTPVGYRVQHRHFFGEAFIEMLMVAVPLRGHGIGRALLLHATSISAGTRLFTSTNQSNASMQRLLAAAGFVQCGIVHGLDDGDPELIYRFAIDDVR